The following is a genomic window from uncultured Flavobacterium sp..
AAATAGATACCCAGGCAAACCATGCCAATCTGGGCCATGGTTTCAGTTAAAATCACACCCGGAGTTACAGGATTATCTTTAAAATGGCCTTTATAAAAATCAAGATCTTCATTAAAAGTATAAGTTCCTGTTACACCATTTTCGTCGACTTGCAGCAATTCATCGACAAATAAAAAGGGCTTGCTGTACGGTAACTTTGCTAAAATATTTTTTAAGTTCATATTTTGTTTTATTTAACCGGTTGATTCCCTAATAAATATGTTGTTATTATAATTTTTTAAAAAGATAGTTCACATACAATCCGCTTTTAATTGAACGCAGATAAAACGGATTTACTTTGTAAAGACGCGGATAAAAGCGGATTTTTTTTCTTAATTAAAATAAAATTTCAATGGTTTGAAATTATTTAAAATCTGTTTTTATCCGCGTTTTCGCAATATCGAATCGGCAAAATCCGTGTCTAATTTTATATGCAAATAATCAAATTCAATAGTTTTTTCTAATAATCACCATTGCAATAAAACCTCTTGTGCCGAAAATCCTGGACCAAAACTAAGCATCAATCCTTTTTCTCCCGACTTTGGGTTTCCGTCCATAATTCTTTCTAAAACATACAAAACTGTGGCGCTCGACATATTGCCATATTGTTTGAGAACTTCTTTAGTGTCGTCAATATTTTTTCCTAATCCGGAAAAAAGTGATTCTACAGTTGTAACTATTTTTTTTCCACCGGGATGGAAAATCATATGATCTATGTCGTTAATCTTTAAATTGTTTTTTTGTAAAAAAGGATGAATAATATCTTCAAAATGTGATGCAATAGTATCCGGAACTTCAATATCCAATACCATTTGTAAACCTGTATTGGTGAGTTTAAATCCCATCATATGTTCAGCATCATAAAAATGATACATTTGTTCGTCCAATATTTCGGGGCCATTATCTTCTTCATACGATGATAAAAGACAACAAGCTGCACCATCGCCAAAAATAGCTGCACTTACAATGTTTGGCATCGAAAAATCATTCAGCTGAAATGTTGCTGTAGGTGATTCAATTGCTATTACTGCAGCACGTTTACCTGGATTATCCTTAAGAAAGTTTTTAGCGTATATAATACCCGATATACCGGCAGCACAACCCATTTCGGTCACAGGAAGGCGTACGATGTCTTGTCTTAATTTCATTTTATTGATAAGATAAGCGTCTAATGACGGTATCATAATTCCTGTACAACTTACCGTGATAATATAATCCAGCGTTTGCGGATCCCAGTTTGCTTTGGTTAATGCTTTCTCCAATACTTGTTCGCCCAGAATGATTGCTTCCCGACAATAAATATCGTTTTTGTCTTCAAAAGAAGTTGCTGTAAAGATTTCGGCAGGATCCATGATAGAGTACCGTTTGTCTACAGCTGCGCCTTCGAATATTTTTTCTACTTTTTTGATAAATCGTTCGTCTTGTCCGTGCAGCCATCCTATCAACATTGGGAGTATCTCTGCCGTTGTACGAGAATATTTTGGTAGTTGCTTGGCAACAGTTATAATTTTTGCACTCATGTTTTAATAATTATCCACTGATAACGAAAAGCCCATTTCCAGTTTATGGTATAGTTTTTAAAATTTACTTTATTTGAAAAGCTTTCTAATTCGTTTTTCTTAAATCCTCTCAAAATAGATACAAGTCCATCCTCGCGTGACATTTTATTTAGATTAAAAACAACGCCAATCATTTTAAAAAGCCGATAAGCTAGTTTACTACGATGCAAATCGTTAATAATAATACCAACTTCGGCATTGTTATTAAAGATAGTAATTATATTTAATATTTCTTCATTGCTAAAATGGTGTAGGGTAAGAGTGCATAAAACAATATCATATTTAAGAGCAATAAATTCATTACTAAAAATATCTACACATACATATTCGATATTTGGATATTCAACTGATATTGTTTTTGCATAATTTATCGTAAAGGTATTTGCATCTATACCTATAAGTTTAAAATTAAGATTGTTTTTTCGACCGTATTTCGCCAGCATGCGCAACATATCACCATTGCCACAACCTATATCTGCAATTACTATTGTTTTATGAGTATTCGATTTCTTTAATAATGTTTTTATACCATGAAGCGTAAGTTTGTTACCACCTAATAATTGATTAATACTGGCGATTTGGTCTAATGCATTTTTGAGCTCTTTCCCCTCAAGAGAAAAATCATCCATTATTTCGGTTTCTTGTGTTCTAAATTTAGTGCTTATTCCCATTTAATCTAGTGCTATAGGTTTGCCATGTGTTTGTTTAATTATTATGGGCATTATTCCCGGAAATGATGTTACGATTGCAAAGAGTATATTAGTAATGGTTTTATTGGTTAAGATTTGCGCCAGAATTCTGCCCATAAATAATCTTTTACCAAAATGTTTATTCCATTGATTACTATAGGTTCTTTCTAATAATTCCCGTGAGATCAGTTTACCGGAATAATAATCGATTATTAATTCGGATGCTATTTTTGCACTATGAATCGCCATAGCCATTCCGTTGCCACAAAGCGGATGAATAAGTCCGGCTGTGTCACCAATCATTAATAAATGGTTTTCTACAGGTTGTTTTTTATTAAAAGATATCTGACTTATGGTAATTGGTTTATCAAAAAGAAGTTTACTGTTTTCAAAAACAGATTTTAAATGTTTGTTTTTATAAAGGATATTCTGTTGATAATCTTCTATGTTTTTATATTGTTTAAAGGTGGCATAATCGGCCAGATAGCAAATATTTATAATGTCATTCTCTACTTTAGAAACGCCGCAATAACCGCCTTTAAAGTTATGTAAGGCAACAAGATCATTATCTAAATCACCTGAATAATGTGCCTTAACAGCCAACCATGGTGATTTTTTATTGATAAAATCCCGGGCTAAAACCTGATCGATGTTGGATCGTTTGCCAAAAGCACCTAATACTATTTTAGCCGATAAAATTTGGTTTGAAGTGGTAATTGTAAAGATATCATTGCTAAAAGAAACATCAGTAACGTTTTCTTTAAAAATGGTACAATTGTTCGCTAATGCTTTTTGGTATAAAAAATTGTCAAGCGTATATCGGCTAATGCCAAAGCCACCTAACGGAAGTTTTGCAGTTACAGTTTTTCCGTTGCTTGTTGTAAACTCGAACTTAGAGATATGGGTTGGATGCAGTTCTGAAACATCGACGCCAAGCCATTGCAAATAGGGTAGAATCTCGTTAGAAATATATTCTCCGCAGACTTTATGTTTGGGATAGTCTGATTTCTCGATCAGGATTATTTTTAATCCTTTTTGAGATAGATGAATAGCCGCTGCCAATCCGGCAAGTCCGCCACCAACAATTACTACATCCGGATTTGTTTCCATTTCAGGAAATTAGATAAAAAATTTTGGATATGCAAACAAAATTATATCTTAGTTTTTTCTCTGCTTTTTGTTTGCATATCCGGTTTTAAGCTGTACTAATATTCGATTCTTCTGGAAGTATAATCGAATATTTTTGACTGAATATTCTCTAAATTAGTGACTCTGGTAACAATTTCTTTTTTAT
Proteins encoded in this region:
- a CDS encoding FAD-dependent oxidoreductase, producing METNPDVVIVGGGLAGLAAAIHLSQKGLKIILIEKSDYPKHKVCGEYISNEILPYLQWLGVDVSELHPTHISKFEFTTSNGKTVTAKLPLGGFGISRYTLDNFLYQKALANNCTIFKENVTDVSFSNDIFTITTSNQILSAKIVLGAFGKRSNIDQVLARDFINKKSPWLAVKAHYSGDLDNDLVALHNFKGGYCGVSKVENDIINICYLADYATFKQYKNIEDYQQNILYKNKHLKSVFENSKLLFDKPITISQISFNKKQPVENHLLMIGDTAGLIHPLCGNGMAMAIHSAKIASELIIDYYSGKLISRELLERTYSNQWNKHFGKRLFMGRILAQILTNKTITNILFAIVTSFPGIMPIIIKQTHGKPIALD
- a CDS encoding type III polyketide synthase, with the protein product MSAKIITVAKQLPKYSRTTAEILPMLIGWLHGQDERFIKKVEKIFEGAAVDKRYSIMDPAEIFTATSFEDKNDIYCREAIILGEQVLEKALTKANWDPQTLDYIITVSCTGIMIPSLDAYLINKMKLRQDIVRLPVTEMGCAAGISGIIYAKNFLKDNPGKRAAVIAIESPTATFQLNDFSMPNIVSAAIFGDGAACCLLSSYEEDNGPEILDEQMYHFYDAEHMMGFKLTNTGLQMVLDIEVPDTIASHFEDIIHPFLQKNNLKINDIDHMIFHPGGKKIVTTVESLFSGLGKNIDDTKEVLKQYGNMSSATVLYVLERIMDGNPKSGEKGLMLSFGPGFSAQEVLLQW
- a CDS encoding methyltransferase domain-containing protein — encoded protein: MGISTKFRTQETEIMDDFSLEGKELKNALDQIASINQLLGGNKLTLHGIKTLLKKSNTHKTIVIADIGCGNGDMLRMLAKYGRKNNLNFKLIGIDANTFTINYAKTISVEYPNIEYVCVDIFSNEFIALKYDIVLCTLTLHHFSNEEILNIITIFNNNAEVGIIINDLHRSKLAYRLFKMIGVVFNLNKMSREDGLVSILRGFKKNELESFSNKVNFKNYTINWKWAFRYQWIIIKT
- a CDS encoding 3-hydroxyacyl-ACP dehydratase FabZ family protein, with protein sequence MNLKNILAKLPYSKPFLFVDELLQVDENGVTGTYTFNEDLDFYKGHFKDNPVTPGVILTETMAQIGMVCLGIYLLGNDFNKETVIAFASADIHFLKPVYPNEKVTVTSQKSFFRFGKLKCDVIMKNEAGQEVCKGILAGMITKKL